The following are encoded together in the Pelodiscus sinensis isolate JC-2024 chromosome 22, ASM4963464v1, whole genome shotgun sequence genome:
- the BRD3OS gene encoding uncharacterized protein BRD3OS gives MNARVPLAEKALSESYARLRYRDTSLLIWQQQQQKLESAPPGTYLSRSRSMWYSQYGNEAILVRDKNQLDVSRDTGQSKFCIIM, from the coding sequence ATGAATGCACGGGTGCCACTAGCTGAAAAAGCTTTATCTGAGAGCTATGCCAGGCTTCGTTACAGGGACACCTCATTGCTcatctggcagcagcagcagcagaaattggAGTCTGCCCCACCTGGTACGTACTTGAGTAGAAGCCGAAGTATGTGGTACTCACAGTATGGAAATGAGGCCATCCTGGTACGGGACAAAAACCAACTGGATGTCTCCAGAGACACTGGCCAATCAAAATTTTGCATTATTATGTAA